From Micrococcus porci, one genomic window encodes:
- a CDS encoding inositol monophosphatase family protein: protein MVSSDSGPRSAAGSPLAPSPARLRAIGLEAARAVAPALAAAFRTPDAAAATKRNHHDLVTAHDRATEEALVATLTAAVPGSAVLGEETGVTAPPADAGVPRVRWIVDPIDGTSNFSHGFDLFSVSIAAEVDGEVVAGVVLAPAAGLEFSADDAGAWLGEAPLPLRAAPDGGERALNIVTSYPAAEALAREGEAALRRFAQLVDAHATVRRTVSGALELAFVAAGWADVTLAVDTHPWDVAAGQLLVARAGGTLVAADDAGPAPALVPHLAPHLLAVGPGRRAPTARAVLAGLVADRAAE, encoded by the coding sequence ATGGTCTCCTCCGATTCCGGCCCCCGCTCCGCGGCCGGCTCGCCCCTCGCCCCCTCCCCGGCGCGGCTGCGCGCGATCGGCCTGGAGGCGGCCCGCGCGGTGGCCCCGGCGCTGGCCGCCGCGTTCCGCACCCCCGACGCCGCGGCCGCCACCAAGCGGAACCACCACGACCTCGTCACGGCGCACGACCGCGCCACCGAGGAGGCCCTGGTCGCCACGCTCACCGCGGCCGTGCCGGGCAGCGCCGTGCTCGGCGAGGAGACGGGGGTGACGGCGCCGCCCGCCGACGCGGGCGTCCCGCGGGTGCGCTGGATCGTCGACCCGATCGACGGCACCTCGAACTTCTCGCACGGCTTCGACCTGTTCTCCGTGTCGATCGCGGCGGAGGTGGACGGCGAGGTGGTGGCCGGCGTCGTGCTGGCCCCGGCGGCGGGCCTGGAGTTCTCCGCGGACGACGCCGGCGCCTGGCTGGGCGAGGCGCCACTGCCCCTGCGCGCCGCACCGGACGGGGGCGAACGGGCGCTGAACATCGTGACGTCCTACCCGGCCGCCGAGGCCCTGGCGCGGGAGGGCGAGGCCGCGCTGCGCCGGTTCGCGCAGCTCGTGGACGCCCACGCCACGGTCCGCCGCACCGTGTCCGGGGCGCTCGAGCTCGCCTTCGTGGCGGCCGGCTGGGCGGACGTGACCCTGGCCGTGGACACGCACCCCTGGGACGTGGCCGCCGGCCAGCTGCTGGTCGCCCGTGCCGGCGGCACCCTCGTCGCCGCCGACGACGCCGGCCCCGCCCCCGCCCTGGTGCCCCACCTGGCCCCGCACCTGCTGGCCGTGGGCCCGGGCCGCAGGGCCCCCACCGCCCGGGCCGTGCTGGCAGGCCTGGTGGCGGACCGCGCCGCGGAGTGA
- a CDS encoding pyridoxamine 5'-phosphate oxidase family protein → MTEHTTPSMQRPDPAVGPGSMFPHPEGEPVLKLTDEQIWKLMRGVRHARLGLAVGGEPDIVPVNVRAVDGVVWFRTAPGSKLAELTVNPRVVVQADGILSDQAWSVLLHGTARRADTAEEIAEAESMGIRPWVPTIKDFYVKVEVDSATGRHFLLGEQPERDGAEPTD, encoded by the coding sequence ATGACCGAGCACACCACCCCCTCCATGCAGCGCCCGGACCCCGCGGTCGGCCCCGGTTCGATGTTCCCCCATCCGGAGGGCGAGCCCGTCCTGAAGCTCACGGACGAGCAGATCTGGAAGCTGATGCGCGGCGTCCGCCACGCCCGCCTGGGCCTGGCCGTGGGCGGCGAGCCGGACATCGTGCCGGTCAACGTCCGCGCCGTCGACGGCGTCGTGTGGTTCCGCACCGCCCCCGGCTCCAAGCTGGCCGAGCTCACCGTCAACCCCCGCGTGGTGGTGCAGGCGGACGGCATCCTCTCCGACCAGGCCTGGTCCGTGCTGCTGCACGGCACCGCCCGCCGCGCGGACACGGCCGAGGAGATCGCCGAGGCCGAGTCCATGGGCATCCGGCCGTGGGTCCCCACCATCAAGGACTTCTACGTGAAGGTCGAGGTGGACTCCGCCACCGGCCGCCACTTCCTCCTGGGGGAGCAGCCGGAGCGCGACGGCGCCGAGCCGACCGACTGA
- a CDS encoding FAD-binding dehydrogenase — MSSVIPDTARPSSGHAGVHRADVVVLGHGLAGLVAACELLEAGRSVVLVDQERAADLGGQAWWSFGGLFLVDSPEQRRLRVRDSVDLAWSDWRETAGFTGGDDALPRAWAEAYVHFAAGEKRAWLRERGHRLFPVVGWAERKVPAPGVGGNSVPRFHITWGTGPGIVEPFAAVVEQAAFDGRLTYLPRHRVTELVTQNGAVCGVRGDRLADDDGARGTSSSRTVTGAFEVRAQAVLIASGGIGADHDAVRAAWPDRLGTPPERMLSGVPAYVDGSGVAAARAVGAHMLHPDRMWHYTEGVANWDPVWPGHGIRILPGPSSLWLDAAGRRLPHPRWPGFDTLGALGEICRPGGARRAEGADHTWFVLNERIIGREFALSGSEQNPDLTGRSLGHVLGRATQGVPAPVRAFLDHGEDFVQAATVEELVDQMNELQDRTGGGGPRVELHAVRQAVAEHEDGAARAGVDPQLDAVRRARQYLGDRLIRTAAPHRLTDPAAGPLIAVRLRTLTRKTLGGLHTDLRGRVLDELGGPVPGLYAAGEAAGFGGGGMHGFRALEGTFLGGCLFSGRTAGRALAEDVA, encoded by the coding sequence ATGAGCTCTGTGATCCCCGACACAGCCCGCCCCTCCTCCGGCCACGCAGGCGTGCACCGGGCCGACGTCGTCGTGCTGGGCCACGGCCTTGCCGGCCTGGTGGCCGCGTGCGAGCTGCTCGAGGCGGGCCGCTCCGTGGTGCTCGTGGACCAGGAGCGCGCCGCCGACCTGGGAGGGCAGGCGTGGTGGAGCTTCGGCGGGCTGTTCCTCGTGGACTCGCCTGAGCAGCGCCGTCTGCGCGTGCGCGACTCCGTGGACCTGGCCTGGTCGGACTGGCGGGAGACCGCGGGGTTCACCGGCGGGGACGACGCCCTGCCGCGCGCCTGGGCCGAGGCCTACGTGCACTTCGCGGCGGGGGAGAAGCGGGCCTGGCTGCGTGAGCGCGGACATCGGCTGTTCCCGGTGGTGGGCTGGGCGGAGCGGAAGGTCCCCGCGCCGGGCGTCGGCGGCAACTCGGTCCCGCGCTTCCACATCACGTGGGGCACGGGGCCGGGCATCGTGGAGCCGTTCGCGGCGGTGGTCGAGCAGGCTGCCTTCGACGGACGGCTCACCTACCTGCCCCGGCACCGTGTCACGGAGCTCGTCACGCAGAACGGGGCCGTGTGCGGCGTGCGCGGGGACCGGCTGGCGGACGACGACGGCGCCCGCGGCACCTCCTCGAGCCGCACCGTCACGGGGGCGTTCGAGGTGCGGGCGCAGGCGGTGCTGATCGCCTCCGGCGGCATCGGGGCCGACCACGACGCCGTGCGCGCGGCCTGGCCCGACCGGCTCGGCACCCCGCCGGAGCGCATGCTCTCCGGGGTCCCCGCCTACGTGGACGGCTCCGGCGTCGCGGCCGCGCGGGCGGTCGGGGCGCACATGCTGCACCCCGACCGCATGTGGCACTACACCGAGGGGGTCGCGAACTGGGACCCGGTGTGGCCCGGGCACGGCATCCGCATCCTCCCCGGGCCGAGCTCCCTGTGGCTGGACGCCGCCGGGCGACGCCTGCCGCACCCGCGCTGGCCCGGCTTCGACACCCTCGGCGCCCTCGGTGAGATCTGTCGCCCCGGCGGGGCACGCCGCGCCGAGGGGGCGGACCACACGTGGTTCGTGCTCAACGAGCGGATCATCGGCAGGGAGTTCGCCCTCTCCGGCTCCGAGCAGAACCCGGACCTCACCGGGCGGTCCCTCGGACACGTGCTGGGCCGCGCCACGCAGGGGGTGCCCGCCCCCGTGCGCGCCTTCCTGGACCACGGCGAGGACTTCGTCCAGGCCGCCACCGTGGAGGAGCTCGTCGACCAGATGAACGAGCTGCAGGACCGCACCGGCGGGGGCGGCCCGCGCGTCGAGCTGCACGCCGTGCGGCAGGCGGTGGCCGAGCACGAGGACGGGGCGGCGCGCGCCGGCGTGGACCCCCAGCTGGACGCGGTGCGCCGCGCCCGCCAGTACCTGGGGGACCGGCTGATCCGCACCGCCGCCCCGCACCGGCTCACCGACCCCGCGGCCGGGCCGCTGATCGCCGTGCGCCTGCGCACCCTGACGCGCAAGACCCTGGGCGGGCTGCACACCGACCTGCGCGGGCGCGTGCTCGACGAGCTCGGCGGGCCCGTCCCGGGCCTCTACGCCGCCGGTGAGGCCGCCGGCTTCGGCGGGGGCGGCATGCACGGCTTCCGCGCCCTGGAGGGAACGTTCCTGGGCGGCTGCCTGTTCAGCGGCCGGACCGCCGGGCGGGCGCTCGCGGAGGACGTCGCCTGA
- a CDS encoding 3,4-dioxygenase subunit beta — translation MAPWLPTRSRRPFPQVTEGGEAPAVTPTFEGRAFHRPAEDVEDQGAAFDVGTLVSRRNALGIFGAGAGALVLAACGVQEGASSSSSSTSASAGSSSPAASSSAASASPSATLTEMVTETAGPYPGDGSNGPDVLDASGIERSDLTTSIDTGTVAEGVPLTVTMNVIDMANGDAAMTGAAVYLWHADALGRYSMYSDGITEETYLRGVQVVGDDGTVTFTTVWPGCYDGRWPHLHFEVFPDKASITDATNNVLTSQIAMPEEQSSQVYATSAYDGSTANFAKVSLETDNVFSDGYETQLPQITGSVEKGFAITIDVPIDTTTEQEQGGMGGPGGGQPPAGGEGGQPPARP, via the coding sequence ATGGCCCCCTGGCTCCCGACCCGCTCCCGCCGCCCCTTCCCCCAGGTCACCGAGGGAGGCGAGGCCCCCGCCGTCACGCCCACCTTCGAGGGCCGGGCCTTCCACCGCCCGGCCGAGGACGTCGAAGACCAGGGCGCCGCCTTCGACGTCGGCACGCTCGTCTCCCGCCGCAACGCGCTCGGCATCTTCGGCGCGGGAGCGGGGGCCCTCGTCCTCGCCGCGTGCGGCGTCCAGGAGGGCGCCTCGTCCTCCTCCAGCTCGACGTCTGCGAGTGCCGGCTCCTCGTCACCCGCGGCCTCCTCGTCGGCGGCGAGCGCCTCGCCGTCGGCCACCCTGACCGAGATGGTCACCGAGACCGCAGGCCCGTACCCGGGCGACGGCTCCAACGGCCCGGACGTGCTCGACGCGTCCGGCATCGAACGCTCCGACCTGACCACGAGCATCGACACGGGCACCGTCGCCGAGGGGGTCCCGCTCACGGTGACGATGAACGTGATCGACATGGCCAACGGCGACGCCGCCATGACCGGCGCCGCCGTGTACCTCTGGCACGCCGACGCGCTGGGCCGCTACTCGATGTACTCGGACGGCATCACGGAGGAGACCTACCTGCGCGGCGTCCAGGTGGTGGGCGACGACGGCACGGTCACCTTCACCACGGTGTGGCCCGGCTGCTACGACGGACGGTGGCCGCACCTGCACTTCGAGGTGTTCCCGGACAAGGCGTCCATCACGGACGCGACGAACAACGTCCTCACCTCCCAGATCGCCATGCCGGAGGAGCAGTCCTCGCAGGTCTACGCCACGTCGGCCTACGACGGGTCGACGGCGAACTTCGCCAAGGTCAGCCTCGAGACGGACAACGTCTTCTCGGACGGCTACGAGACGCAGCTGCCGCAGATCACGGGCTCCGTGGAGAAGGGCTTCGCCATCACCATCGACGTCCCGATCGACACCACCACCGAGCAGGAGCAGGGCGGGATGGGCGGGCCCGGCGGCGGGCAGCCCCCGGCGGGCGGCGAGGGCGGTCAGCCCCCGGCGCGCCCCTGA
- a CDS encoding Pls/PosA family non-ribosomal peptide synthetase, whose amino-acid sequence MTTQQFHPARAPAAATSAVESEDRALYPVEPPPAPRTLVDILKATAAAHPDAVALEGHGPGGSAALNYMQLLARAEQVAARLREAGIGPGDRVGLRVPSGTTDLYVALVAILLSGAAYVPVDWDDPASRAETVFGEAAVACVIGEGMAITPVDGVAPLRRTGAPGLEDDAWIIFTSGTTGLPKGVAITHRNAAALVDAEARMYLQDDPLGPGDRVMAGLAVSFDASCEEMWLAWRHGAALIAAPREVVRSGPDLGAWIAQKRLTAISTVPTLAALWPDDSLVGIRLLIFGGEACPPELVARLATQDRELWNTYGPTEATVIASGAILRPGQEVRIGLPVPGWKLAVVDPEGRPVRWGEAGELVIGGVGLGRYLDPEKDAEKYAPLAALGWDRCYRTGDMVVAEPEGLVFAGRIDDQVKISGKRIELGEVDAHLTAMPGVRAGAAAVQLTDSGTAVLVGYLMPEKGVELDLPRIRELMGERLPGGVVPTLAVVDELPMKSSGKVDRTALPWPLPFDAGEAPPLPEDLRWLAERWTAVLGPAPLTPESDFFALGGSSVAVAHLVTALREHHPQLEFPQVYANPTLAGMADLLAGMADSGPRVERRQPAAMPRFTGPAQIAWVTALTGVAGLRYVAGATVAIWALGQFFGAGWVVTPPVLPTLIAWAVLFSVPGRLYGTALVVRVLNAGLRPGRYRRGGLTHLRVWAADRAIATARLEYLLGGPAASHVHRVFGTRVGSGAHLDHMPSATGLVRIGHGVSVGAEADLHGHWVEAGTFVLGEIVVGDHARIGARSIVLPGVRVGSWAEIQAGSRVASSVPAHEYWGGSPLRRLGEAGVTWPSEDPRAARGVRAWPVALAAAGQMFTLAVLALLPMVALLPWVVLVLSPLRGATDFRDVLPVMALWVPVVVVLAVPTWFLLVSAFVRLLAPLVKPGFYPVHSLQAWAAWSIQNVMRRTLIGTYPVYASSATPWLMRLMGARIGRNVEISTVEAIPHLTVVEDGAFLADHSMAAVPRVGRGWVHIGSTVIGRGSFVGNSAIVGPDRDLPDDALVAVLGVSPHRPAPGTSWLGRSPTAIPRVKVAADAAATFAPPRRLKAARWAVELCRFVPAFIVGWLDIAVVYFLATVYMGASGQGSDPLRGVVVATVASLPAAVAAALIASAMPVLFKWALVGEFVPQDRPLFSSFVWRNELMDAFVEVLAVPSLIRIGLGSPVLTMWARWMGVEIGRNAWVESWWLPETDLVSIADNATVNRGTVLQTHLFHDRVMTMQPVRLDEGATLGPNSFMLPGSSLGPCATVRPGSLVLREDAVPGHSDWSGNPIRAVQDAPAAAATGDTATRARARADHLDADERPQTGPIPVVATSTPAREEPTS is encoded by the coding sequence ATGACGACGCAGCAGTTCCACCCGGCCCGCGCGCCGGCGGCGGCCACGAGCGCCGTGGAGTCCGAGGACCGCGCCCTCTACCCGGTGGAGCCGCCTCCGGCACCCCGGACCCTCGTCGACATTCTGAAGGCGACCGCGGCGGCCCACCCCGACGCCGTCGCCTTGGAGGGCCATGGCCCCGGCGGCTCGGCGGCGCTGAACTACATGCAGCTGCTGGCGCGGGCGGAGCAGGTCGCCGCACGGCTGCGTGAGGCGGGGATCGGCCCCGGCGACCGGGTCGGTCTCCGCGTGCCCTCGGGCACGACGGACCTGTACGTGGCCCTCGTGGCGATCCTGCTGTCGGGCGCGGCGTACGTGCCCGTCGACTGGGACGACCCCGCCTCCCGCGCCGAGACGGTGTTCGGCGAGGCCGCCGTCGCGTGCGTGATCGGCGAGGGCATGGCGATCACCCCCGTGGACGGCGTCGCCCCGCTGCGCCGGACGGGCGCACCGGGTCTCGAGGACGACGCCTGGATCATCTTCACCTCCGGCACCACGGGGCTGCCGAAGGGGGTGGCCATCACCCATCGCAACGCGGCCGCGCTCGTCGACGCCGAGGCGCGGATGTACCTCCAGGACGACCCGCTCGGCCCGGGCGACCGTGTGATGGCCGGCCTCGCCGTCAGCTTCGACGCCTCGTGCGAGGAGATGTGGCTGGCCTGGCGGCACGGCGCGGCCCTGATCGCGGCTCCGCGCGAGGTCGTCCGGTCGGGTCCGGACCTCGGCGCGTGGATCGCACAGAAGCGGCTCACCGCCATCTCCACCGTCCCGACGCTCGCGGCCCTCTGGCCGGACGACTCGCTGGTCGGCATCCGCCTGCTCATCTTCGGCGGCGAGGCGTGCCCGCCCGAGCTCGTGGCGCGCCTGGCGACGCAGGACCGCGAACTCTGGAACACCTACGGCCCCACCGAAGCCACCGTGATCGCCTCCGGCGCGATCCTGCGCCCGGGCCAGGAGGTCCGGATCGGCCTGCCCGTGCCGGGCTGGAAGCTGGCCGTCGTGGACCCGGAGGGCAGGCCGGTGCGCTGGGGCGAGGCGGGTGAACTCGTGATCGGCGGGGTCGGACTGGGCCGCTATCTGGACCCGGAGAAGGACGCCGAGAAATACGCCCCGCTGGCGGCCCTGGGGTGGGACCGGTGCTACCGGACCGGGGACATGGTGGTCGCGGAACCCGAGGGCCTGGTGTTCGCCGGCCGCATCGACGACCAGGTGAAGATCAGCGGCAAGCGCATCGAGCTCGGGGAGGTGGACGCCCACCTGACCGCCATGCCCGGAGTCCGGGCCGGGGCCGCCGCGGTGCAGCTCACGGATTCCGGGACCGCGGTGCTCGTGGGCTACCTGATGCCGGAGAAGGGCGTCGAGCTGGATCTGCCCCGCATCCGCGAGCTCATGGGCGAGCGGCTGCCCGGCGGCGTGGTCCCCACCCTCGCCGTCGTGGACGAGCTGCCGATGAAGTCCTCCGGCAAGGTCGACCGCACAGCGCTGCCGTGGCCGCTGCCGTTCGACGCCGGTGAGGCCCCGCCGCTGCCCGAGGACCTGCGCTGGCTCGCAGAGCGGTGGACCGCCGTGCTCGGCCCGGCGCCCTTGACGCCCGAGTCCGACTTCTTCGCCCTCGGCGGCAGCTCCGTGGCCGTGGCCCACCTCGTCACCGCACTGCGCGAGCACCACCCGCAGCTCGAGTTCCCGCAGGTGTACGCCAACCCCACCCTGGCCGGGATGGCGGACCTCCTGGCCGGCATGGCGGACTCCGGGCCCCGTGTCGAACGGCGGCAGCCGGCCGCGATGCCGCGCTTCACCGGCCCGGCGCAGATCGCCTGGGTGACGGCCCTGACCGGGGTCGCCGGTCTGCGCTACGTGGCCGGAGCGACCGTGGCGATCTGGGCGCTGGGCCAGTTCTTCGGGGCCGGCTGGGTGGTCACGCCGCCGGTGCTGCCGACGCTGATCGCCTGGGCCGTGCTGTTCTCCGTCCCCGGGCGGCTCTACGGCACCGCGCTCGTCGTGCGAGTGCTGAACGCCGGGCTGCGGCCGGGCCGCTACCGCCGCGGTGGCCTCACCCACCTGCGGGTGTGGGCCGCGGACCGGGCGATCGCCACGGCGAGGCTGGAATACCTGCTCGGGGGGCCTGCAGCCTCGCACGTCCACCGCGTGTTCGGCACTCGGGTCGGCAGCGGCGCCCACCTGGATCACATGCCCTCGGCCACCGGCCTGGTGCGGATCGGCCACGGCGTCAGCGTGGGCGCCGAGGCGGACCTGCACGGCCACTGGGTCGAGGCCGGCACGTTCGTCCTGGGTGAGATCGTGGTCGGCGACCACGCCCGCATCGGTGCACGCAGCATCGTGCTGCCCGGCGTGCGGGTGGGCTCCTGGGCGGAGATCCAGGCCGGTTCTCGGGTGGCGTCCTCGGTCCCGGCCCACGAGTACTGGGGCGGCTCCCCGCTGCGCCGGCTGGGGGAGGCCGGCGTCACGTGGCCCTCGGAGGACCCGCGGGCGGCCCGGGGCGTCCGCGCATGGCCGGTGGCCCTGGCCGCGGCGGGCCAGATGTTCACGCTGGCCGTCCTCGCCCTGCTGCCCATGGTCGCCCTGCTGCCCTGGGTGGTGCTGGTGCTGAGCCCGCTGCGCGGGGCGACCGACTTCCGGGACGTCCTCCCCGTGATGGCGCTGTGGGTCCCGGTGGTGGTGGTCCTGGCCGTGCCCACCTGGTTCCTTCTGGTCTCGGCCTTCGTCCGGCTGCTCGCCCCCCTCGTCAAGCCAGGCTTCTATCCCGTGCACTCGCTCCAGGCGTGGGCGGCGTGGAGCATCCAGAACGTCATGCGCCGCACCCTGATCGGCACCTATCCCGTCTACGCCTCCTCGGCCACCCCCTGGCTCATGCGGCTGATGGGCGCGCGGATCGGCCGGAACGTGGAGATCTCCACGGTGGAGGCGATCCCCCACCTGACGGTCGTGGAGGACGGGGCCTTCCTGGCCGACCACTCCATGGCCGCCGTGCCCCGCGTCGGACGCGGATGGGTCCACATCGGCTCCACGGTGATCGGTCGCGGCTCCTTCGTCGGCAACTCGGCGATCGTCGGGCCGGACCGCGATCTGCCGGACGACGCCCTGGTGGCGGTCCTGGGCGTCTCCCCCCACCGGCCCGCACCGGGCACGTCCTGGCTGGGCCGCAGCCCCACGGCCATCCCCCGCGTGAAGGTGGCGGCCGACGCCGCGGCCACCTTCGCACCGCCCCGGCGTCTCAAGGCCGCCCGCTGGGCGGTGGAGCTGTGCCGCTTCGTGCCCGCCTTCATCGTGGGCTGGCTGGACATCGCCGTGGTCTACTTCCTCGCCACCGTGTACATGGGCGCCTCGGGCCAGGGCTCGGACCCGCTGCGCGGCGTCGTCGTCGCCACCGTGGCATCCCTGCCGGCGGCGGTGGCCGCCGCGCTCATCGCCTCGGCGATGCCGGTGCTGTTCAAGTGGGCGCTGGTGGGCGAGTTCGTCCCCCAGGACCGCCCCCTGTTCTCCTCGTTCGTCTGGCGCAACGAGCTGATGGACGCCTTCGTCGAGGTGCTGGCGGTCCCCTCACTGATCCGCATCGGCCTGGGCTCCCCCGTGCTGACCATGTGGGCGCGGTGGATGGGCGTGGAGATCGGCCGGAACGCGTGGGTGGAGTCCTGGTGGCTGCCGGAGACGGACCTGGTCTCGATCGCGGACAACGCGACGGTGAACCGCGGGACCGTGCTGCAGACCCACCTGTTCCACGACCGGGTGATGACGATGCAGCCGGTCCGGCTGGACGAGGGCGCGACCCTCGGGCCCAACTCCTTCATGCTCCCGGGCTCCAGCCTGGGCCCGTGTGCCACCGTGCGGCCGGGCTCGCTCGTGCTGCGGGAGGACGCGGTCCCCGGGCACTCGGACTGGTCCGGCAACCCGATCCGGGCGGTGCAGGACGCCCCCGCGGCCGCGGCCACCGGTGACACCGCGACCCGCGCTCGTGCCCGCGCCGATCACCTGGACGCGGACGAGCGCCCGCAGACCGGGCCGATCCCGGTCGTCGCCACGAGCACCCCTGCACGAGAGGAGCCGACGTCGTGA
- a CDS encoding heparan-alpha-glucosaminide N-acetyltransferase domain-containing protein — protein MTPKHRQDPLAEPPEGDFTEARPAPGRRPSRTPWTDISRRRADAAPDTAAPPPPPPPPGKVGHRDAPPVSWRTQALRSARRLHGLDLARFLALAGMMAVHVWADAIDDRGLGGFIGTVVAGNAAAVFAFLAGITLIFLSGGSRGARGRDLQRARVAIAVRAVMLLVIGLGLNLIDFPAYDILPYYAMLFLLAIPLLGLGPAALALCAAAALLTGPVLRMVLVSTGTPVPGFDPTLISLFARPGPTLIQLFVTGTYPAITWMAYVCAGMAAARLNLFDRQRQAFVAVGGLAATGVAAGLSWAALHVWDGRERIAEVTGIRPDLVELRASRGLSAEMLSTTPWWLAARGPHLDTPLSTLHAVGVAAAVVGFVLMLTSGLMRPDGSLPAWTEPLRAAGSMSLTVYVSHLLLLTVPGWEERRGWFFVGQLVLLVSFATLWRRVSAQGPLETVVSRVPKAVARALVPGRPAGAGPDYEPLEAADPR, from the coding sequence GTGACCCCGAAGCATCGTCAGGACCCGTTGGCCGAGCCGCCCGAGGGTGACTTCACCGAGGCACGGCCCGCCCCCGGACGACGTCCGTCGCGCACCCCGTGGACGGACATCTCCCGCCGACGCGCGGACGCGGCCCCGGATACGGCGGCGCCCCCGCCGCCACCGCCCCCACCCGGCAAGGTCGGCCATCGGGATGCCCCGCCGGTCAGCTGGCGGACCCAGGCGCTGCGCTCGGCCCGGCGCCTGCACGGCCTGGACCTGGCCCGGTTCCTCGCCCTCGCCGGGATGATGGCCGTGCACGTGTGGGCGGACGCCATCGACGACCGCGGCCTCGGCGGATTCATCGGCACGGTGGTGGCCGGCAACGCGGCCGCGGTCTTCGCGTTCCTGGCCGGCATCACCCTGATCTTCCTCTCCGGGGGGAGCCGCGGCGCCCGGGGACGGGACCTGCAGCGGGCGCGCGTCGCGATCGCCGTCCGCGCCGTCATGCTGCTCGTGATCGGCCTCGGGCTGAACCTGATCGACTTCCCGGCGTACGACATCCTCCCCTACTACGCGATGCTGTTCCTGCTGGCGATCCCGCTGCTGGGGCTCGGGCCCGCGGCGCTGGCCCTGTGCGCGGCGGCCGCCCTGCTGACCGGGCCGGTGCTGCGCATGGTCCTGGTCTCCACCGGCACACCGGTGCCGGGCTTCGACCCCACCCTCATCTCCCTCTTCGCCCGGCCCGGCCCGACCCTCATCCAGCTCTTCGTGACCGGCACCTACCCGGCGATCACCTGGATGGCGTATGTGTGCGCCGGCATGGCGGCGGCTCGCCTCAACCTCTTCGACCGCCAACGCCAGGCCTTCGTGGCGGTCGGCGGGCTCGCCGCCACCGGGGTGGCCGCGGGCCTGAGCTGGGCCGCCCTGCACGTCTGGGACGGCCGCGAGCGCATCGCCGAGGTGACCGGCATCCGGCCCGACCTCGTGGAGCTGCGGGCCTCCCGCGGCCTCAGCGCGGAGATGCTCTCGACCACCCCGTGGTGGCTGGCCGCCCGGGGACCCCACCTGGACACGCCGCTGTCCACGCTGCATGCCGTGGGCGTGGCCGCGGCGGTGGTCGGCTTCGTCCTGATGCTGACGTCGGGCCTGATGCGCCCCGACGGCTCCCTGCCCGCCTGGACGGAGCCCCTGCGCGCGGCCGGGTCGATGTCCCTGACGGTGTACGTCTCGCACCTGCTGCTCCTGACCGTGCCCGGGTGGGAGGAGCGGCGGGGGTGGTTCTTCGTGGGTCAGCTGGTGCTGCTGGTGTCCTTCGCGACCCTGTGGCGGCGGGTGTCCGCCCAGGGTCCGCTGGAGACCGTCGTCTCCCGCGTCCCCAAGGCGGTGGCCCGGGCCCTCGTCCCCGGTCGGCCCGCCGGGGCGGGGCCGGACTACGAGCCGCTCGAGGCCGCCGACCCCCGCTGA